CGGTTCGGAGGATGTCGACGGCATCACGCGCGTCACGGGATACTTCACGCGCACTTCGTCGTGGAACGCCGGAAAACGCGGCGAACTTAAAGACCGCGCGCGCCGTCCTGTCGAAATGCCCGCGTAAGAGATGGAAAAGACAGCGGATACGAGGGCGGGGGGATATCTCCCCGCCTCTTTTTTAGACTGGGAGGGCCATGTCGCGGCGGTGATCTTCACCTGCGGCTGCAACTTCCGCTGCCCCTGGTGCCATAACGGAGAACTGGTGACGGCGCGCGCCGGCGAGCTGTCTATTGAAAAGATAATCTTCGACATAAAGCGGCGCGCGAAATTCCTTGACGGAGTCGTCATAAGCGGTGGAGAGCCGACGCTGTGGCCGGGGCTGCGCCCGCTCTTGGAGGAGCTCAAAGCGCTGGGGTTATCCGTCAAACTCGACACTAACGGGACGAACCCGGAGCTGCTGCGTGGCCTTATCCGGGATGGGCTGGTGGAACACGTCGCGATGGATGTCAAAGCGCCGCTTGACGCCGAGTCATACGCGAAGCTCACGGGAGTGCCGGTCGACATCGCGAAGATAACGGAATCTGTCGGGATAATAAAGGAGTCCGCCGCCTCATATGAGTTCCGCACGACCTTCGTGCCGGCGCTCCACGGTCCCGACGACATGCCGGCGATACGCGCCCAGCTCGGCGACGACCGGCATTGGGTGGTGCAGTGTTTTAAGCCGTCGGGATGCCTCGACGGGAAATTCCTTGAAAAAGAGGCTGCCGACCCCGAAAAATTAAAAAAAATATTGCCTGGAGTCAGAATTCGCGGCTGATATTTGATTAATTTTACGATATAATGCATTCAGTGTTCATTTCAACAAAGTCATAAAGAAGAGGTGTAGTGGAATGAAGTTAACCAAGAGTGTGGCAGTGGCTTTTTCATTGGTGCTCGTCATGGCCGGAATGGCGATGGCGGCGGAGACGGTGAAGATAGGAGTATATCTTCCCATTACGGGCGGAAACGCCATCGGCGGCCAGCTTGAACTTGACGGAGTCAAACTCGCTCACCAGCAGTACCCGACTGTGGACGGCAAAAAGATCGAACTTGTCGTCGTCGACAACAAGAGCGACAAGGTCGAATCGGCGAACGCCGTAAAGCGTCTGATCGAGAAGGATAAGGTGAGGGCGATAATCGGAACCTACGGCTCGTCGCTCGCGATGGCCGGCGGCGAAGTGGCGGAGAAGGCCGGAATCCCGATGGTCGGCACCTCCTGCACGAACCCGCTCGTAACGCAGGGCAAGAAGTACGTCTTCCGCGTCTGCTTCATCGACCCCTTCCAGGGCGCCGGCGCCGCGGACTACGCGCTTAAGGAGCTGAAGGCGAAGAGCGCCGCGATGCTCATCGAAGTCACCGAAGACTACAGCGTAGGCCTCGGCAACTTCTTCAAGCAGAACTTCACGAAGAACGGCGGCAAGATCGTCTCCGTGATGAACTACCAGAAGGGCGACCAGGACTTCACGGCTCAGCTGACTGAGATCATCAGCAAGAAGCCCGACGTCCTCTACATCCCCGCCAACTTCGCGGAGGGCGCGATCATCATGCGCCAGGCGCGCGAGCTCGGCGCGAAGTTCAGCATCCTCGGCGGCGACGCGATGGACAACCCCGAGATGGTCAAGATCGGCGGAGATTCGGTCGAGGGCTTCAGCTACACGACATTCGCCTATTCGCCCAACATGGCAGAGAAACTTATGAGCCCCATCCAGAAGCAGTTCACGGCGCAGTGGCGGAAGGCATTCCCCGGCAAAGACCCAGCGGCCCTCACCGGATGCGGCTATGACGCCTACCTGCTCATCTACAACGCGATCAAGAGCGCGAAGAGCACCGATCCCGCGAAGATCACCGCGGCCATCGCCTCAACTAAGGATATGCCCGGCGTAACGGGAACGACGACGATCAACAAGACGCATGACGCCGAGAAGTCTGTCGGCATCATCAAGATCGAAAAGGGCAAGCAGGTCTTCCACGCGATCGTCAACCCTAAATAGACAGTTGATCAGCGGCGCAGGCGCGCGGCCCGCGTCGCGACTTGATTCGGACTGCCGCGTGGTAAACATTTCCGCACGCTTGGCAGCAAAAGATATTATGGCCGCGTCCGCCCTTTAAAGGGCGGACGGCGGCCCTCGCGGTCCCGAATCAAGCCGCTTGGTGGTTTGCGCCTCTGCGCCGCCGCTCTGCTCCGGCTTTTCTGAAATCCAAAATAAAAAATGCCTTTCTGACAACGGGAGGATAAGTAAGAGGGGAAAAACATGACTTCTGACATGATGGTCCAGCATTTCTTCAACGCGCTTATGCTGGGCAGCCTTTACGGCCTTATCGCCATCGGCTATACGATGGTCTACGGCATCCTGCGGCTCATAAATTTCGCCCACGGCGACATCTTTATGATCAGCACCTATTTCGTCTTTCTTGCCATCACTGTGATGCATCTGCCGTGGATACCGGCGGTGCTGCTCTCGATCCTCGCCACCGCGGTCTTCGGCGTTATGATCGACCGCGTCGCCTACCAGCCGCTGCGCAACGCCCCGCGCATATCGGCCCTTATATCGGCGATCGGCGTCTCATTTTTCATTGAAAACCTCTGCCTCGTCATCTTCACGGGTGTCCCGAAGCCGATGCCGCGCTTCGAGCCGCTCGTCCGGGTCATGACGCTTGGCAACGTCCGCATTTTGCCGCTCGCCATATTCGTCCCGATAATCTCCTTCGTCCTGGTGGGCGCCCTGCTCTGGATGCTCTACCGCACAAAACCGGGGCTGGCGATGCGCGCGATCTCGCGCGACATAGAGACCACGCGTCTCATGGGCGTCAAGGTGGACCGCATCATCGCGCTGACCTTCGCCATCGGTTCGGCGCTCGCGGCCTGCGCCGGCATCATGTGGGCGCTGCGTTATCCTCAGATACATCCGTTCATGGGAATATTTCCCGGCCTCAAGGCATTTATCGCGGCGGTCCTCGGCGGCATCGGCTCCGTGCAGGGGGCGATGATCGGCGGCCTGCTGCTGGGATTCATGGAGATCATGCTCGTCGCCTTTTTCCCGGCGCTCTCCGGCTACCGCGACGCTTTCGCCTTCGTCCTGCTCATACTGATACTCTTCTACAAACCGACCGGCCTGATGGGTGAGAAGCTGGAGGATAAGATATGATGAAAAATTCGACCAAACTTACGCTCAACGTCATCTGCCTCGGACTCCTCGCCCTCTTCCTCTGGTGGGCGCAGGACAGCCTCGACGGCTACAAGATCCAGGTGCTGAACCTGATCGCCGTCAACGCGATCCTCGCGATCAGCCTCAACCTCATCTACGGCTTTACCGGCATGTTCTCCCTCGCCCACGCGGGCTTCATGGCGATCGGCGCCTACGTGACGGCGATCCTCATCCTGCCGGCGGCGCAGAAGGAGATGATGTACATCCTCGAACCGATGATGTGGCCCTTCTCCGTGATGCACGCCCCCTTCTTCATCGCCGTCGTCGCCGGCGGACTCGTCGCGGCCCTCGTCGGCCTGCTGATGGCGCTTCCCTGTCTCAAGCTCGGCGGCGACTATCTCGGCATCGCGACGCTCGGCTTCGGCGAGATAATCCGCGTCCTCTTCACGAACATGACGCCGGTCACAAACGGCGCGCTGGGGCTGAAAGGCATCCCGGCCTACGCCAACCTCGGCTGGAACTATTTCTGGTGCGTACTGACCTTTTATGTGATCGTCAAGCTGCTGTCGAGCAACTTCGGCAACACCCTGCGCGCCGTGCGCGACGACGAGGTCGCGGCGAAGGCGATGGGCATAAATACCTTCCGCACCAAGACGATATCCTTTGTCATCGGCGCTTTCTTCGCCGGTGTCGGCGGCGCTCTGATGGGCAGCCTCATCACCACGATAGACCCGAAGATGTTCAACTTCCAGCTCACCTTCAACATCCTGATGTTCGTCGTCGTCGGCGGCCTCGGCTCGATAACCGGCTCGCTCATAGGCACGGTGGTCATCACCGTGCTGCTTGAGTGGCTGCGTTTCGTCGAGGACTCAATAACGATCTTCTCGTGGGAGTTTGCGGGGGTCCCCGGTATGCGAATGCTGATCTTCTCGCTGCTTTTGCTCTTCATCATCCTCTACCGCCGCGAGGGAATAATCGGAGGCTACGAATTCAGCTGGGACAGCGCCGCGCGCTTAGCGAAGCGTATCTTCCGGGGAAAGGGGGCGCGCGCCAATGGCTGATACGATACTGAAGACTGAGGACGTCATGATAAAATTCGGCGGCCTCACCGCCGTCAGCGGCTTCACCATAGAGGTCGAGCGCGGCTCGATAACGAGCCTCATCGGTCCGAACGGCGCGGGAAAGACCACCTGCTTCAATATAATCACCGGTTTTTACAAGCCGACGTCGGGGCGCGTCATCTTTGACGGCTGCGACATCACGCCGCTGGAGCCGCACATCGTCTGCAAGAGCGGCGTCGCGCGCACCTTTCAGAACATCCGCCTCTTTACCGGCGGCACCGTGCTGCAAAACGTCATGACCGCCTGCTGGGTGCGCCAGCGGGCTCCGTGGTGGAGCGCGCCGCTCTATCTGCCGCTCTTCCTCCGCGAAGAGCGCGAGATACGCGGGCGTTCGATGGAGCTGCTCGAGGCGGTGGGGCTGGACAAGCTCGCGGGCGAGGTCGCCACGGGACTGCCCTACGGCGCGCAGCGTCGTCTGGAGATAGCGCGCGCCCTCGCGACGAACCCGAAGCTGCTGCTCCTCGACGAACCTGCCGCGGGCATGAACCCGCAGGAAAGCCAGGATCTGATGGACTTTATCAGAAGCATCCGCGATAAATTCGACGTTACGATATTGATGATCGAGCACGACATGAAGGTCGTCATGGGCGTCTCCGAATGGATACGCGTGCTTGACTACGGACAGCTCATCGCCGAGGGCACTCCGGCGGATATCCGCTCAAACCCGAAGGTCATCGAGGCATATCTCGGCAAAGACGCGGCCCGCGCCGGAGAAAGCCCCGCCCGCAGGGCGGCCTCCGGCGGGCGTCCGTGCGAGGGGGAGGAATCTGACCATGCTTAAGGTCGAAAATCTTTCGGTAAATTACGGCGGCATACAGGCGCTGCGCGGAATATCCCTTGACGTGCCGATCGGGAAAATAGTCACCCTTATCGGCGCGAACGGCGCGGGCAAGAGCAGCACGCTGCGCGCGATCGCCGGCCTTGTGAGAAACAAGAGCGGCAGCGTCACCTGGAAAGAAAAACACCTGATGGGACTCCAGCCGGAGCACGTCCTCGAGCGCGGCATCGCCCTCTGCCCCGAGGGACGCCGGATATTCCCGCACCTCACGGTGCTTGAGAACCTCAAGCTCGGCGGCTACAGCTGCAAGAATAAAGACGAGGAAGCTGCGGGCATAGAACGCGCCTTCACGCTCTTCCCGCGCCTGCGCGAACGCTCATGGCAGAAGGGAGGCACCCTCTCCGGCGGCGAACAGCAGATGCTGGCCGTCGGGCGCGCGCTGATGAGCGACCCGGAACTGATAATGTTCGACGAACCGTCGATGGGACTCGCGCCGATCCTTGTCGAAGAGGTCTTCAACATCATCGAACAGATAAACAAGGAGGGCAAAACGGTCCTGCTCGTCGAGCAAAACGCCTTTGCCGCGCTCAAGATCGCCGATTACGCCTACGTTCTGGAAGTCGGCGAGATCACCCTTCAGGGGCCGGGAGATGAACTCCTGAGAGATCCGCGCGTCGTCAGCGCCTACCTCGGAGGGTAAAAAAACGGATAATTTTTTATGAAACGAGCCTCCGCCATCGTCAGGCGGAGGCTCATTTGCAATATATGCCGCCGCAGGGCGAAATCAGCCGGCGCGGGCTATCCTACCAGAGGGCGATCCTCTTCTCCGGCGCGAGGTACATGCCGTCCCCGGGCTTCACATCGAAGGCGGCGTAGAATTCCGGCATCTGCTGGACGTTTACATTCGTGCGCAGATAAGAAAGCGGGTGGATGTCCATTTTTAGATAGTATTCCTCCGCCTCCTTGGTCTTGCGGCTACGCCACAGCCGGGCGTAGGCCTTGAAAAATTTCGCGAAATCGAATCCCGGCACTTCGCGGCCGATCGCCGTCACGCAAGAGATGCCGCCGAGGTCGGCGATCGCCTCGCTGATCACCAGTTCGCCGTCGGCCTTCACGCCGGGCAGCACCTCGATCGTCGAGAAGTAGTCGCTGATTTTCTTTGCGCGTTCGTCAAAGGCTTCGCGGTCCGCCTCCGTCCACCAATTGACGAAGTTGCCCTTCTCATCGTACTGCGAGCCGTTTGTGTCGAAGGCGTGCGTTATCTCGTGCCCGATCACCATGCCGATAGCTCCGAGCAATTCCTCCTCGCCTCCGGCGGGCGAATAGAAGACGCCGCCAAGAATGCCGGCGGGGATGTTGATCGAGTTGTCAGAGCCTGAATAGTAGGCGTTGACCGTTTGCGGCGTGACGTCCCACTTGCTCCTGTCCACCTTCGTGTTCACCAGCTTGATGTCGCGCAGGCGCTTGAAGTCGGCAATGGCGGCGACGGCTTCCACGAGATTGCCGCCCTCTTTCGTATCCTTAAAGTCCAACGCTGAAAAATCCTCCCACTTGTCAGGGTGGGAGACGCGCACCGTAAGATTGTCGAGCTTGATCACAGCCTTGTTTCGCGTGCTCTCCGTCAGCCAGCTCTCGCCGTGCAGCATGTTCCGGTAGTACCCGACCACCTTCGCAATAAACCCTTCTATCCGGGCCTTCGTCTTGGGGTCGGCGTATCTTTCTGCGTATAACCTGCCGAGCGGTTCTCCGAGATAGGCCGAAACCATTCCGTAGGCGTACTTTTCGTCGGGGACCGCGCCGCTGCTGCCCATTATGGCGTTTCCGCGTTCCACGGACCAGCCGCGCGTCTCGCGGTCCAGCAGGTTTGCTGTTGAAAACAGCGTACTGATGATGAGGTAGCTCTTTATATCCTCAAGATTCTCCGGGCGGTAGAGGTCGTTCAGGGAAGCTAGCCATTTCGGCTGCATGAGGACGAACTCGCGGCTGCCGCCGGAGCCCAGCGAATCGACCGCCGCGGTGAGCGGGAACCTTGTCGAAGCCTTGGCGAGCTCTTCCTTCGTGCGCACGTTGTAGAGGGCGGCCTGCGCCGCGGGCGAATAGAGCTCCTTCCGCCCCATCGCCTGCGCGGCCAGCTTTTTTTCGACGCGGAAGAGGCCGTCGTTCATCGCCTCGGCGCGGGCCTTGTCGTAGCCGGCCTTTTGCAGCAGCTTGACGATAAAAATATCGTTCGCCGCTTTGCGGCGTTTGGCCGAATCGCTGAGCTCCTTCGCGCGGTACTCGTCGGCATCCATCAGCAGCAGCCCCGTCGGGGCGATCGCCACCGTATTATTAGTAGCGTCTTTGTTGTCGGGCGTTACGCAGATGTCGAAGAGTACGGAGCCGAAGTGGGGATCGCGGACGTCGGTCAGGTAGGAAGTCAGCCCGTCCAGGTCACGGATCGCCTCGATGCGTTTGATATACGGCAGCACCGGCTCCATCCCGAGGCGGCCGCGGCTCTTCCAGTCGCGCAGCATGCCGTGGAACTTCTGCACCAGCGCCGCCTCGTGGCTTTTCAGAGAACGGTCCCTTAGCAGTTTCTTTCCCTGCGTCTCCACCTCGTCCTCTCTCTCTGAAAAGGAGCCGACGAGCATTTCTCCCTTTTGTATCTTAGCCGTTGAGAGCCATTCGTAGTTCACCGCGCGGTGAAAGTCGTCGCGGTATGAGGGCGCCTTAGCGCCGGCGGGGAAATCGGCGATGTCCGAATTGACCCATGCCGCCTCCGCGCTGCCGGCAACGCAAAAAAACGCGGCTGCAAACAGCAGTGCGCACTTAAACGCGCCGGTCCATGATTTGATCATTTATCCTACCTCCATCGTGCCTACTCTCACCATCCGCGCCGCCGACAACAGGCGCGATTCACGGAGAGGCTGCCGATATTGTAGCATAACTGCAAATACGGACCGGCGTGTCCTTCTATGGATATAACCCATGCCTTTTCACGAAAGATAATGTCATTCCTCTGACGGCATGGGTTATTTTGTTTGGTATAGATATATTGCGTTGTTCTTTAAACTTTTTCTCCGGCTGTTTTTACAGGAATTTATCCCTGACCTCTTTAAGCAGGACGCCGCCGTCGATGAACTCGTAGGCCTTGCGGATGTCGGGCGAGAGCGGCCGGTCGCTTTCGTAGAGTTTGAGTTCTTTACGGAACTCGCTGAAGGCGATTTTCGTGCCTCTGCCCAGCTCAAGCTCCTGCCCGCGCTTGCGCAGCTCCACCGCCTGGCAGGCGTGCATCATCTCCATGCCGTAGATGTACTTCATGTTGTCGATCGCTTTTCTCAGCTTTTGTACGACGAGCGGCGTGTTGTTGGCGTGGTCCTCGATCGCGCCCGCCAGCGCCATGTAGTCCACGGAGCAGGGGTTGGAGAGCAGACGGATCTCTGTGTCCATCATCGTGAAGGTCTTCTGGATGGTGCCGAAGCAGTGCGAGGCCCCGCCGTCATGGCTGAGGAAGCGCGGCAGTCCGGTAAGTTCGGGATTCGCGAGCTTGATCATGCGGTAGCAGGAGGCGCGCGATACGTGCGAGAGGACGATGGCCAGCAGTTCAAAGGCGGTGCTGAGCGAAGTCACCTCGAAGTTGGAGACGGAGATCATGCGCCTTTCCTCCGTGAGGACGCAGGGGTTGTCGTCGGTGCTGTTTATCTGTGTCAGCAGCGCCTCCTCCGCGTAGCGGACCGCGTCGCGCAGCGTGCCGTTTATATGCGCCGCGCCGCGGTAGCAGAGCGGGTCCTGGAGCGGCCGCCGCGGGTCGGGCTGATAGATGTAGCTGCCCTCGAGGTATTTGCGGATGCGTTCCGCGCTGTACTGCTGTCCCCTGTATTTGCGGGCCGCCAGAGCCGATGGGTCAAGCGGCGAGGTGTTTCCGTTCAAGCCTTCGAGCGCGAGGGCGGATACTATCTCGCCCGTGTCCGCGAGGTCTTTCAGCTCTTTGAGCGCCAGCGCCGCCTGCCCCGCGGAGAAGGAGTTGCTGCATACGATCGCCAGTCCGTCCTTCGGCCCGAGCTTTACCGGCTCGAGCCCCGCCAGTTTGTGGGCCTCAGCGGAAGAAATGCGGCGTCCCTTATAGTTGACGTCGCCCTCGCCGATCATCGCGAGCCCGATGTGTGAGAGCAGCGTGATGTCCGCTTCGCCGACGGAGCCCCTTTCGGGGATGACGGGATGGATGCCCGCGTTGAGAAATTCCGCGTAACGGCGCGCGATCGCGGGCTGTATCCCGGTGTTTCCCTGAAGCAGGCAATTCAGCCTGACGGCCATCACCGCGCGCACCTCGGCTTCTGAAGCCTCGGGCGCGATACCCAGAGAATGGGAATAGATGAGTTTGCGGTTGAAGTCGTCTATCTGGTCGGCCTCGATTTTGCGGTCTTTGTTCCAGCCGACGCCCCTGTTGAAGCCGTAGACCGGCGTTTCGTCGCGGGCAAGGTCATAGACGAGCGTTCTTGCCGCTTCGAGTTTTGCCTCGGCCTCGCGGCTTATCTCCGCCCGGGCCCCTTCGACCGCGATCGCCCAGACCTTTTCCACTGTCAGATCGTTGCCTGTGAGTATAATTTCCATTGTAATACGCCTCCGATTTTTATTGTTTTGTTATTTCATTAATAGAGAAGATGTTGTGTCTATGAAGCCGTGCCGGGCGCTCCCGCGCGCCGCGAGATGATTTTTTCAAAGACGTCCGCGGCCGCGCCTCTGATCGCATGGCGCTTGTAGGGCTGCGAGGCGCGCCCCGGGATAGCCTCGTCCACCTCGCGCGCGAGGGCCGCGGCAAGCCGTGCTGATGCCGCCTCGTCGGGATAGTTTCCTGCTATCGCCGTCATCGCCTCTCTCGCAAAGATCGGGGCCTTTGCCAGCGCTCCGAGCGTGACGGTGGGAGAGGCTATCCGCCCGTCCGCGTCAAAATTCGCTGACATGGCGATGCTGAGCCTGGCGATCGTGACCTCCGTGCGCGAGCCCAGTTTGACGAAGGCGCTGGCACTGCCGGCGGGCGGCAGCGGCAGCAAAACGGAGACGATGACCTGGCCGCCGGAGGGCGGGAGCAGTCTGCCTTTTTCTATCATCGAGGCGAAGGGACGTTCCGTGATCTCTCCCGAGGCGTGGGCGACGCGCAGGCTCGCGCCGTAGAGCAGCAGCACGGGAAGCATATCTCCCGCCGGGGAGACGCTGCCGATGTTGCCGCCGATCGTGCCGCGGTTGCGTATCTGTTTTGAGCCGACGTGCGCCGCGGCGTCGGCAAGCGCGGGGAAGTACCGGCGCACCGCCTCCGCGGAAGCTATCTCGCCGAAGGGGACCGCCGCCCCTATCTCCAGCGCGTCTGCTTTTTTTAAGACGGCGCGCATCTCTTTAACGTCGAGCACATTCAGCAGCAAGTCGGGGCGCGCGCGGCCCTCTTTGATGGCGACGACGAGGTCCGTGCCCCCGGCAACGACCTTGCTTTTTTCAGTCATCCTGGGCAGCGCCGCCGTCAATTCCGCGAGGTTTGCGGGAGAGAGCATCTTCGCGGCCTTCATCGCCGTGCCTCCGCTTCCGCCGCATCGAGGACCGCGTCGACGATGGCGCTGTAGTCGCCGCAGCGGCAGATGTTGCCCGCCAGCGCCAGCCGCACCTCCGCCTCCGTGGGGCGCGGGTTTTCCATGAGCAGCGCCGAGGCCGACATCAGCATGCCGGGCGTGCAGTAGCCGCACTGGACGGCACCGTGCTTTATAAACGCCTTTTGCAGCGGCGACGGCTCTCCGTTTTGAGCCAGTCCTTCGACCGTGAGAAGGCTTTTTTTGTTTATCTGCCCCGTGAGGACGAGACAGGCGTGGACCGCTTTTTTGTCGAGAATGACGGTGCAGGCTCCGCATTCGCCCTCGCCGCAGCCCTCCTTCGTCCCTGTCAGCCCCATCTCGTCGCGCAGGAAATCGACGAGCCGTTTTGTGGGATCGACGTTCATCCTGTATTTTTTATGGTTGAGTTCAAAGCTGATCATCATCGGGAACCCCCTCCGTCGTTATCCATTTGACTATCCTCTCTGGCGTCAGCGGCAGCGCCGTTATCTCCTTGCCCAGCGCGTCGCTCACGGCGCTCGCGATGGCGGCGGTCCCCGCGATCGTGCAGACTTCGCCGATCGTCTTCGCGCCGAAGGGCCCCTCGTCGCCGCCCTCTTCGACGAGCACGACCCGTACCCGCGGCATGTCGGCGCTGTTGAGCGTGTGATAGCGGCTCAGCCGGTCGTTTTTTGGATTTCCCGCGGCGTCCACGGCGACGTCCTCGCAGAGAGCGTAGCCCGCGGCCATCTGGATGCCGCCGCGCACCTGGTTTTCCACCATCTGCCGGTTCAGCGCGAAGCCTACGTCGTTGACGGAGAGGAAGTCGGTCACCCTTACCATGCCGGTGAGGGTATCCACCTCCGCCTCCGCGAAGTTCGCGACGAAGGAGCCGGGGTTGGAGACGCCCTTCCATTCCACCGCGTCGTAGAGGGCGACGCCTTTTTCCATCAGCGCCCGGGAGGCGGCCTCGGCGTAACTCATCTTTACCTCCGGGTGTGACGCGGAGATGACGTATTCATCGCGCAGCTCAAGCTCCGTCTCCGGCAGCCCGAGCAGCGAGGCCGCGGCTTTCAGCAGCGAATCCTTCAGGGCGAGGGCGGCGCGCCGCGCGCACTCGCCGGCGATGAAGGTCGTGCGGCTGCCGTATGAGCCGAGGTCGAACTGCGTGTATTTCGTGTCGCCTTCTGTGACATATATCTTGTCGGGAGCGACGGACAATATCTCCGCGGCGATTATCTGCAGCGAGCGCACCGTGCCGCAGCCGACCTCGTGCACCGATGTCTGCAGACAGACGGAGCCGTCCTCGTTCATCTTTATCGTCATCACGGAGAGGTTGCTGGGGCGCGGATAAAAGCCGTTCTGATAGCCGCCGTAGGCGACGCCGATGCCTCGGCGCAGGCGCCCCTTCTCACGGGGGCGCTTCCGACGCTCGTCCCAGGAGAACTCTTTTGCTCCGATCGTCAGGCAGTCTTTTCCGCGGCAGTTGCCGAGGGAGAGGCCGTGCGCGATCTCACTGTCGCCGGGGTCGTAGGTGTTGCGCAGCCGCAGCTCGACGGGGTCGAGCCCCAGCCTGCGCGCGGCGGCGTTGAGGAATATCTCGAGCGGCGTGACCATCTCGGGAGCGCCCCAGCCGCGCATGCCGCCGCCGATCGGCGTGTTCGTATAGATCGCTCGTCCCTTGAAATGGAAGGAGGGAAACTTATAGCTCCTTGTCATTTTTGCCTTCATCGTATCCTCAAGGTTGACCGCGTTTCCCGCGTAAGCTCCGGCATTGGCGTCGTTGAGCACATGGCATTCCGTGATCCGCCCCTCTTTGGTGAAGCCCATTTCGATCGCCGTTTCCAGCGAGGGCCGGCAAGTGGTGGAGACGATGGCCTGCCGCCGGCTCAGATGCAGCCTCACCGGCCGTCCGCTCTGCAGCGCCGCGTAGGCGGCGTGAGGCTCGTATATAAACTCCTGTTTGCCGCCAAAGGAGCCTCCCATCGGCACCTTGACGACCCGCACCATATTGTAGGGGAGGCCGAAGAGGTCGCAGACGACGGTCCTGACGCCGTAAATACCCTGCGTCGGCGTCCATATCGTCAGCTCGCCGTTTCTATAGTCGGCCAGATAAGCGTGGGTTTCCATAGTTATATGGTTCATCTGCTGCGACGAGAGCGACGACCGGCAGCGGCCGCTCTCCGTCAGCCCCGCTTCCGTGCCGCCGCCGCAGGAGAAATCAACATTGCAGAGGATGTTGCCGCCGTCATGTACGGGGCAGGCGTCCGGAGCCGTGCTTTCGCTCATGGAGACCGCCGCCGGCAGGTCTTCGTAATCGATGACGAGCCGGCGCGCTCCCTCTTCCGCCGCCTCCCTGCTCTCGGCGAGGACGCCAGCGACGACGTCGCCGACATAGCGCGCGCGGTCCGTGTAGAGCAGCTTGTCCTCGGGCACGCCCTGCTGGAGCGGCGTCTTGCGGCAGTTGTTGTACCTCTTATGCGGAGAATTCTCGTAGGAGAATACCTCGACTACTCCCCGCAGCCGGCGCGCCGCGCGTGAATCGACGGCGCGTATCCTCGCGTGCGGGTGCGTGCTGCACGCCAGCTCCAGATAGAGCATCCCCGGCAGTCTGATGTCCGAGGCATATATCATCTCGCCGGTCGTCTTATAGACGGCGTCGTTGATAGGATATGATCTGCCCGCGTAGCTGTAATTTTCTTTCAAGGAAATCCCTCCCGAAGAATCAGTCTGAAAGAGCGACCGTTCCCTTATCCGCGTCGAGCCTGCATAAGACGCCGTCGGCGGCGTTTTCATAAAATTCTCCCGGCAGCCGGTCGACAAGCGGGATCTTCATCAGAATGGCGCAGGTGACGAGGATCGTGTCTGCGTACTCGACGATCATTCCCCCCGGGCTCTTTCCGTTCAGCATCAGCTGATAAAGGCCGTCGAGCTGCACCGAGGAGCTGCCCTTGCCTCCGGGGAAGACGAGGATCTTACCCGAGACGTCGACGCCGTTGAGTGAGTGCCCGTCTTCAATGATCCGTCCCGTCTTCGGGTCGCACATGTAAAAGCAGATGTCGTCGGCCGAAATTAAAAGCTCACCGCCGGCCGCTCCCGCGGCGATCCCGCGGCAGCCGTATTCTTTATCCGGCATTGCATTCAGCCTCCTTCCCGAGAGCCGCGTCAAGACAGCGCGCGAGCGGCATCACG
The window above is part of the Cloacibacillus evryensis DSM 19522 genome. Proteins encoded here:
- a CDS encoding xanthine dehydrogenase family protein molybdopterin-binding subunit; amino-acid sequence: MKENYSYAGRSYPINDAVYKTTGEMIYASDIRLPGMLYLELACSTHPHARIRAVDSRAARRLRGVVEVFSYENSPHKRYNNCRKTPLQQGVPEDKLLYTDRARYVGDVVAGVLAESREAAEEGARRLVIDYEDLPAAVSMSESTAPDACPVHDGGNILCNVDFSCGGGTEAGLTESGRCRSSLSSQQMNHITMETHAYLADYRNGELTIWTPTQGIYGVRTVVCDLFGLPYNMVRVVKVPMGGSFGGKQEFIYEPHAAYAALQSGRPVRLHLSRRQAIVSTTCRPSLETAIEMGFTKEGRITECHVLNDANAGAYAGNAVNLEDTMKAKMTRSYKFPSFHFKGRAIYTNTPIGGGMRGWGAPEMVTPLEIFLNAAARRLGLDPVELRLRNTYDPGDSEIAHGLSLGNCRGKDCLTIGAKEFSWDERRKRPREKGRLRRGIGVAYGGYQNGFYPRPSNLSVMTIKMNEDGSVCLQTSVHEVGCGTVRSLQIIAAEILSVAPDKIYVTEGDTKYTQFDLGSYGSRTTFIAGECARRAALALKDSLLKAAASLLGLPETELELRDEYVISASHPEVKMSYAEAASRALMEKGVALYDAVEWKGVSNPGSFVANFAEAEVDTLTGMVRVTDFLSVNDVGFALNRQMVENQVRGGIQMAAGYALCEDVAVDAAGNPKNDRLSRYHTLNSADMPRVRVVLVEEGGDEGPFGAKTIGEVCTIAGTAAIASAVSDALGKEITALPLTPERIVKWITTEGVPDDDQL
- a CDS encoding aconitase X swivel domain-containing protein → MPDKEYGCRGIAAGAAGGELLISADDICFYMCDPKTGRIIEDGHSLNGVDVSGKILVFPGGKGSSSVQLDGLYQLMLNGKSPGGMIVEYADTILVTCAILMKIPLVDRLPGEFYENAADGVLCRLDADKGTVALSD